The genomic interval aatctgTTGATCTATGGCAACATATTACAAGGTAAACATGTCTGTGCAGGGTTACAGGAAATGTAGCCTCAAGAATCTCGTTTAGGGTAATtataaaatgtttgtaaactGTCAACGAAACACTTACTTTTTTCCCCAATTGGCAGCTGGAAAGCTTTTCAAGGTTGTTACTGCACTCCGAGCTAACTGCTCTGCTTTATATAGTGCCACTGACTTACCTGACTGGCCTAAGATTTCACTTTGATGTCATCAAACCGGTAAGCCAAGTGTCCtttgtttcagaaaaaaatcataGTCCATGTCTGAAATGGCTCTTTTGTTAAATGAATTCCTTAACATTTATGACATTCCATCCCTGCAGGTGCATTCATGACAAGATGTTAGAAAAGAGAAGCCTTATGGGTAATATTATctattattcaataaactgctCTGATAGAACTACTCTTCACCACTCACAGTCCTCAAAATGAGAGTCATATTTTTCtgcttttcatttcattttaaggCCATGTTGGTGTAAGCCTTCTGCAGCAGACACACGGCTTCCCCTGCAGGTGAATGACTGTGCTGCCATTATGCTACACAACCACAAATGTCAGCTTTAAGTATCCCTTACAATTCAAGGTTGACACAGCAGTCTAATGCATTCAACCAACTACTGGCTGGCCACAGCTCTCAAACACTGATGTCATCGCTGTGTCACTCTGGAGGTTAGGACTTTGTGCTCATGATCAGACAGCTGCAGGTTCATATCCcacagtcagcagagtgatgtcactattGGTCGCTGAAACGCCCGTAACagcagttgctccagggactggctgaccctgcattctcaattgtacattgcgttagatcaggggtggccagtcttatccgcaaagggccggtgtgtgcgggttttcgctgtaactccctaattagattactaattagaggactgattggctgaagagttttcacacctgggtttgaacagctgacctacaggttatcccaaaaacctgcgtacacaccggccctttgcggataagattggccatccCTGCATTAGAATAAAGTGTTtgctaaaataaatacaaaatgatgTACATTTCTATAACTGTAACATAAGTAAAATTTAACATGAATACTTAAATATGgtttaaaaaagtaaaagtgtAATTTGGTCGCCTATATTATTGTAGCTTGTAATTAAGATGACCATCTGTGTTGTTCATTTTAATGGCATAATCATAATTTTAAATATCCAAAGCTATATTTagctatatttatttataaagctaTATCTGTTTTGTTAATTGGCTACCATTTGTCCTGTATATTATGAAGATGCTTTACTGGAAGAACACTTCAATCAGATCTACAATTTATCAGTAACAATATctaaattaaaacattaaatgtaataaaaatgtaataatttacTGCTGTTTAAGTCTCGTCAGTGTTCAAGTGCGCGCGTTTATTGTTAGATGTTGCCATGGGCGACAGCCATGACAACCGCTTCCAGTGCGCGCATTCTCCGCGAGGCCgactggtgcattgtgggattgctgGATCCCGTAAGGGCTCGGTAACGGCAGGAATCATCCGGGGGTGTTATTTATTCGGCTTTACCGGGAAAAGGGGCCGTTGTTCTGGCAGTCAGTCCGCGATACTGGCGCCCATGAATTCGTCGGTATCcaagaagacccaggacaccCTGGGCAAAGTGATTAAAAAGCCCCCTCTGACTGAGAAGCTGCTCGGAAAACCTCCGTTCCGCTACCTGCACGACATAGTGACCGAGGTATGAAGGACCGCTTGTTTTATAAGGAGATTCTCAGTTAAACGCCGCGCTCTGTTTATTGGTCCGTATCCCGCAAGTTAAGTTTTTTTTCGGTTCGTTTACCCTGCAGAACTTGCTCCGTAACTAGCTAACTTGTTTAGCTTCTTAGCTAAATTTATctggagggagagggggggttcACGCGCCGCAGTAAGCAGCCGGCATACGTGCTCGCGCCACCGGTTAGCCTGCTAGCTAACTGAAGGCGAGACATATTCTACTAAAAGCTAGCTCAAGGTAACAGTAGCCTGTTTTGAAGGGGGTCCGATTGACGCTGGCTCACTTGGAAGGTTGGCTGGGCGTTGAGCGTTCTTCCGTTGCTAAGCGCTCATATCCGGCCGCGGAGGTAAACGAAGCGGTGCTCGGCTTCAGTGTGATGCCCGTTTAAGATGCCGAGGATGCCAGGACAGTCTGCTGTCCACGTCTTTGGATGAAGTGTGCCGCAGGATCTATGCTGTCTGAAAGAAGTGACAGCCCTGACCTTTCGAATGCCGTTACAGCGATAATATGCTGATAAAACTCAGTTAAGATGATATTGTCGAAGGTACTCGATTCTTTAGAATTGCACCAACATTGTAACATGCCTAGGTCCTTTAGCGATTCATTTCTTTTcaatacataagaacataagaaatttacaaacgagaggaggccattcggcccatcaagctcgtttggggagaacttaactaatagctcagagttgttaaaatcttatctagctctgatttaaaggaacccatggttttagcttccactacactagcaggaagactattccatactctaactacatgctgtgtaaagaagtgcttcctcaaatttgttttaaaatgttctcccgctaatttccacttatggccacgagttctagtatttagactaatattgaaatagtcatttggctgaacagcatccagacccgttagaatcttatagacctgagtcatatccccccttagtctcctttgctcaaggctaaacagattcagttagTATAGTTAATCTGTGCTACATTTAACCATTCGGAAAAGCACTTTCTTGTGATTTTTAAGAGGATCTATCTGACTCCAGTTAAATTGAAGAGAAAAGTGACATCAATTCTGTTTGTggaaaaacacatattttgtCTTCGTAAATGTTATGCATCAAGAAGATTTTCTGAGATTTCACTATTAATTGAAGCAGGGATTTCAGAGAGAAACTTTGCAAGGCTGTTTTGAGCTGATTTTGTAAAATTGCGGATTGGATAATTAGTTTATTTGATTCGGATGAGACTGAGTAAATTGCCAGCTCAGAGATTCAGATGAACTTGGTTGCAAAACTAAATTCGGATTATTTAGGGAGAGGGGTTTAGAAGCAAGGTGGCAGGAGCGTGGTAAAATCACTTTGAAAATACTGCATATCGTACCGGGAAGTCATGCCTACTGTATTCCCCCATCCAATAGCATAGAGTCTTTTTAGGATACTGTAGGGCCACTTTTGAGAATGTATTTAAAATTCAACTTATGATACTGTATTCTGCTTTGCACATACTGGGCAGCAAAGTGGGTCATTGCTTGCACTGTTTTCTTTCACCTCTCAGGTTGGGGCTTAAAACCTCACCTTTTTCTTGTGTGGAATTTGCAGGTTCTCTCCGTGTCATACGactttcctcctgcagtccaaagccATGCAGTTGGGTTAATTAGTATCTTAGGCTAATTGGTATTGGTCACCATTAAGCATTGTTATTGCCCTTTGGCACCAGTCTAATTTTTGGTGGTTTGAAATTACTTTTCCACAATGCCGTGGTCCATCGTCACAAATTCTATTTTCTTCATCTCATTCTCACAGGTTATTCGAACCACTGGCTTCATGAAGGGACTCTACGAGGACTCTGAGTTGAAGTCAGACAATGTCAAGGTAAGCTGTTCATCGTCTTAACGGACACAACTATCTATGGCCAAATGGTAATGTCAATAGACTTTACATGTCTGGGAACAGTTTTGTTGCATCGGTGCAGTTCACTACTGGATTTTAGACTGTTTTATTAAAATCAGAACAATGTGCAAGTCAGTCACACATTCATTGTGTGTCTTCTGTGCTGAGAACTGATAGCAGGCGAGCAAAACTGATGTGGCATCTGTTTTGTCAGACGCTAAATAGAGCAGATGTTGTTTGGACAGCTATGTCACATTGTGCTCCAGCATTAAATGCATGGGTGTTTCGTGCATTTTAGCAGCTAGCTGAACTAACTAAACAAAAGTAATGTAGCTAACCAGCACTGATGTAACTAAATAAATGGTGTTCTGCAtggtttcatttcatattagctGGTGCTGTTCATGTATGTTATCACAGCTGCTGTCTCATGATGTGTGTCATGTTCCTGGAAAGTTATCACACAACACTGTGTCAGAAGCATGTAGCATGAAGTCACTATAGTTCTCAAGCCTTAAAATGCAGCACATACCATCTCAAATCCATTTTCTTTACAAGATGGCCTTGGCGCACTTTTGAAACACTGCTTATCGTGAGCATCTTGTAATATTTAGGAATTTATTATAGACgttgaataaaatgtaaacttCATATCTGTATCCTCATCATTTGCAAAGAGTTTCCATGCCTTCTGATCATATTAACCTTACAATTTCTTCACTCATAGTTTATGTATCTATCAGATGTAGACTATGAGTGTGTCTGTGCAAGCAGTGCAAAAATGGAGAGTAGTTCTTGTGTGGGTTGACTTTATTTTGGTACTATGGTGTTTCTATAGTTAGCATAAGTTGCTGTAAGCCATCTTAGCCACTCCATAGGTGCTAAATTCCAGTTTCCCAACAGAGATTGTCTGCATTGCAGCAAATGCAGCAGGTAAAGGAAAAACAAAGTTCTCCAATGGAATATGTACCTAGCTTTTGGGGGGGAAAGAGGGAGTCAGGGCCCTCTTTCAGCAAACAGTGTTTGTATGTGAGTGTTTACACATCGATACTATGCTGTCACTAGAAAGCACAGCAAGCCTCGATGTGGCCCTGAGCTGAAAGAGACCCCCAAAGAAGGAATTTGCTGTCAGGTTCCTTCCAGGTGTGGCAGTCAGCAGCACTCCTGGCTCAGCTCTCTCTTTACCATGACATTAATGCAGACGCTGCACCAGTCCACCTTTCGATCTCCCACTACATTCTCCcttcactcatgaacaagacctcAAGATACCTACACTCCTCAGCTTGAAGTAGTAACACATCCCCAACCAGAATGGCACAATCCACACTTTTCCGGTCGAGAACAATGCCCGCCCCCCGAGCAAGTCTGTTTATGGACCATTCTGTGCTTTGGAATCTGCTAATTATCCCTACATTCACATGTAGACTTCTGTTTCATGatttcatttccatttaaaaaatatatattaaatatattcagGAAGGACTGGTTACTGTGTAGATTTTATTCATCATATTGGTGTTGCTAGTGGATGGCTACAGGTCAAAACTGAGGAGCTGAAATGTTGGCCATGAAATCCTCTGATCTTATAATGTTTTCCATGTATGGTCCTTCTCTCGTCTAATGTGCCTCAGGACAAGGACTCTAAGATTGCCTTCCTGCAGAAGGCCATCGATGTGGTGGCACTAGTGAGTGGGGAGCCTCTGGCAGTGAGACCGGCGCGCATTGTGGCTGGTCATGAAGCCGAGAAGACTAACGAGCTGCTCCAGGCCATCGGCAGGTGCTGCCTCAGTAAGGTGAGCAGCGTGGGTGTCAGGGCGCAGTGGGGGCTTGTGGATGCTTTCTTCTGTGTTATGGCCCGCTGTTCGGTGATGACAGCTAATGCAGTTGTAGTCGGTAGTTATTATATTGTCCATGTAGCTAATGGGGTAGAAGAGGTTAATTTATACCCTTGCAAAATGTAATTGGACTCCAGGGAGATCAGGTAAAGGAAAACCTCAAGCAAACACATTTGTAAATCTCAAAGGAGTCATCCTGGGCCCATCTGTTTGACAAGTGTGCACTTCTGTTCTGCCATGCCATAGCATTCAGCCGGAGCTAAGTTGGTCTTTGAAGGGTGTCACTGAAGATGTTCTCCTGTGCACAGTTGTCCAGTGAGGAGGCTGTAAGGAGAGTGCTGCTAGGGGAGAAGCCTGATCTCAGAGTGAAGCCCAGCAGTTCCAAATCCAAAGACAAAGAGAACCAGGAGGACAGAGAGCACCCTCGGGACAACGAGGTATGGGAAACCTAGCTTAGAGTAAGTATAACCTAGTGGTGTATCCCCTGCTGTTTGCAAAATGTGGAGACTTCTTTACCCATCTTCCACATTAAAGACAAAGAACTAAACAGATCAGGGTCAGACTGATACTGCTGGTACAGTGAGAAGAAATGAAGTATGATTAAGATCTTTGTGTTCAGGACTGCCTTGGTTTAGCAGATTTTCAGTGATAGAAGCACGCAGAGAAATGTCACATGTCAAGGTGGAATTGGTGGTTCGCCTTTCAGCCGCAGAGAGTAAACAAAGAGCGAAGCTCCAGCAGGGACCGGAAGGAGCCTCCGAAGGATCCTGAGGGCAAACGGTCTGAGAAGGACAGACCACGAGATGCCGCAAGGTTTGAGAAGCGGCGTGAGCGCGAGAGGACCAAGGAGCGGGACCGTGACAGGGACAAGGACAAGGAGAGGGACTTGCGCAGAGAGAAGGACAAGGAGAGAGACCGGGAgaaacggagagagagagacaaggaGAGGGAGCGCCATGAGCAGGCACAGGACCGGCAAGAAGCAGAGGAATCAGAAAGGAGGGTGTGTATTACAGAGCTGAAGGTGCTGCCCTTTCAGAATAAGAGTCTGGCATCATGACCAATGGTGCGATTCTCTACTTTCAGTCCCGTGGCACAGAGGACAAACTGAGCAAGCGGCCACCTGAGCGGCCTGTTGGGAATGGCAAGCCAGAATCCGAGGTCAGCCTCCTATGATTCATTAAGACATGCTGGCCGCTAGCTTTCTGGTGTGATGTGGTGCTCTTTACTAACTCGTTTGTCGACAACTTACTTGGTTTTTTGTCCTGAACGCATGTGCATCTTACCTCGACACGGAAGGGTGGCGATGATGTACATATAAATAGctgtttaattttttgattaatATTAATTCATATTCCCCCTTTGGCTGCATTTCATGAATACAGATAGTGCCGATACCTCAGAACATACTTCATACATATAGTAGCTATAACCTTTTTTGAGCAATTAAATGACTAATGTCTTAAGTGCAGGTCCCAGTATCAATTTTTGTTAGTGACTGCCTCTTAGAGCAGACAAAGCTGTTTGAACATGTTTAATCAGTCGGTTGTTGCAGTGCAGCTAAACGGGGAATCAGTGTCTTAGGTTACTCTAGTGTTACTTCATTGCTGTGTTGTTGGGTTGAGGAATGTCAATGTATTCTGTAACACAGAGTCACCTACTATACTatagtgtggtgggggggttgtgggCACCTCCCTCCCAAAAGTATTTAGAGCAGTGGAGGTCAGAGCTAGGGGTCTCTAGCCTGGTGATACAGGGTTGACTGCATGGCCTCTGTCCACATCCCTGCAGATATGAGATGAGACCCAGTTTGCAAATGCAGAGACTCAAGCTCAGATCATCCATGTCTTAGCTGTGACGTAAAGCCCGTGCTCTCAACCCTGGGCCTCCGGCTCTCTGGGTGTTGAAACTAAACGTGCTGCTCAGGTTGTTGTTTGTCCATGCAGCTGGTGGAATTCTGGGTAATGCAGGTAGTTCCTTACTTCTGTGTACAAGTTGCACCACATTCTCTACACGGCGTCAGGTTTTAGGCTAAAATGTCACAGTTTGACTGGTCATGTTTGGCCGACTATAGCCCCTTCAGCTGTTTCCGCGGCCATCCCCTCCATTTGACAATAGTAGAAGCCCTAACACGTGGGCCAGTGACATGGCCGTGCCTTTAAAAGCCTGTGACTTGTTCTTTATGATCATCCTCAGCTCTCTGCCCATTACTTAGGCCATACCATCAAGCGCTCTACACGTTAAACTGAGGGTTCTGCTTCTAGGTATGTGCTGCTTATGGGAACAGACTGTGACCAGGGAAGGAAGTTAGTCATGCTCTGCTTTCTCCCAGCAGGACAGTCCCATGAGGATACCCCGACCTTCTTCTGCCAAAGGTCAGAGGAGGTTACCAAAGCCTGGGGGACAGGGTAGGTGACACTTTTCATTGTCACCTGAGTAAGGCTTCTAAGGAGTTTAAAGGGCGTCTTTTGTACTGATGAGTCACATGATTTCCTTTTTGTTATCAGGATCCAGGATGTTAACTATGTTTTTCTTTCCACAGATGAATCTGACAGCGATGGAGGTGCATTTCCTATTTTTCCCTAAACTGCAGTACTCCCTGCCTTCTGCAGATGGCACTGCTGTACAGAACATTCTCTGGAGAGCCTGTGACGACAGATTTCTGCTATTCCTACATATTTAGTCACTGTTATACAATGTGTCAAGGCAA from Paramormyrops kingsleyae isolate MSU_618 chromosome 16, PKINGS_0.4, whole genome shotgun sequence carries:
- the traf3ip1 gene encoding TRAF3-interacting protein 1 isoform X1 gives rise to the protein MNSSVSKKTQDTLGKVIKKPPLTEKLLGKPPFRYLHDIVTEVIRTTGFMKGLYEDSELKSDNVKDKDSKIAFLQKAIDVVALVSGEPLAVRPARIVAGHEAEKTNELLQAIGRCCLSKLSSEEAVRRVLLGEKPDLRVKPSSSKSKDKENQEDREHPRDNEPQRVNKERSSSRDRKEPPKDPEGKRSEKDRPRDAARFEKRRERERTKERDRDRDKDKERDLRREKDKERDREKRRERDKERERHEQAQDRQEAEESERRSRGTEDKLSKRPPERPVGNGKPESEQDSPMRIPRPSSAKGQRRLPKPGGQDESDSDGGPDAQPEEKTVHQENGDVPDSHRPGAALSGNRGLPRPSSARPAPPRVKRQEAQPDAMPMERLGSAKPSAAVIVDGGKPSEDEEDEDAQFVVEEAAPPLPEIPALEAEAEIELQENEKHGGLVKKILETKKDYETLSSPKSKDQERTPVSEAARKKERDLVSREVERLRVSVQTVCRSALPLGRIMDYIQEDVDSMQAELQMWRKENQEHAQALVQEHRITESTLEPLQAELVEVEQLIREQQDKICTVKSNILRNEEKIHKIVSSINSSSRT
- the traf3ip1 gene encoding TRAF3-interacting protein 1 isoform X2; the encoded protein is MNSSVSKKTQDTLGKVIKKPPLTEKLLGKPPFRYLHDIVTEVIRTTGFMKGLYEDSELKSDNVKDKDSKIAFLQKAIDVVALVSGEPLAVRPARIVAGHEAEKTNELLQAIGRCCLSKLSSEEAVRRVLLGEKPDLRVKPSSSKSKDKENQEDREHPRDNEPQRVNKERSSSRDRKEPPKDPEGKRSEKDRPRDAARFEKRRERERTKERDRDRDKDKERDLRREKDKERDREKRRERDKERERHEQAQDRQEAEESERRSRGTEDKLSKRPPERPVGNGKPESEDSPMRIPRPSSAKGQRRLPKPGGQDESDSDGGPDAQPEEKTVHQENGDVPDSHRPGAALSGNRGLPRPSSARPAPPRVKRQEAQPDAMPMERLGSAKPSAAVIVDGGKPSEDEEDEDAQFVVEEAAPPLPEIPALEAEAEIELQENEKHGGLVKKILETKKDYETLSSPKSKDQERTPVSEAARKKERDLVSREVERLRVSVQTVCRSALPLGRIMDYIQEDVDSMQAELQMWRKENQEHAQALVQEHRITESTLEPLQAELVEVEQLIREQQDKICTVKSNILRNEEKIHKIVSSINSSSRT